A DNA window from Calliphora vicina chromosome 1, idCalVici1.1, whole genome shotgun sequence contains the following coding sequences:
- the Syp gene encoding heterogeneous nuclear ribonucleoprotein R isoform X18: MNKYCEMAEGNGELVEDINQKSEDRGDGERTEDYPKLLEYGLDKKVAGKLDDIYKTGKLAHVELDERALDALKEFPVDGALNVLGQFLESNLEHVSNKSAYLCGVMKTYRQKSRASQQGVPTPATTVQVKGPDEEKIKKILERTGYTLDVTTGQRKYGGPPPNWDGPVPGNGCEVFCGKIPKDMFEDELIPLFENCGTIWDLRLMMDPMTGTNRGYAFVTFTTREAASNAVKQLNDYEIRKGKKIGVTISFNNHRLFVGNIPKNRDHDELIEEFAKHAPGLIEVIIYSSPDDKKKNRGFCFLEYESHKAASLAKRRLGTGRTKVWGCDIIVDWADPQEEPDEQTMSKVKVLYVRNLTQDVTEEKLKEQFEQYGKVERVKKIKDYAFVHFEDRDSAVVAMRALNGKEVGASNIEVSLAKPPSDKKKKEEILRARERRMMQMMQGRPGGLVGNLSPTHPGMIPLGTPMRIPGAPRIPLRTPMPRDYVVGKRKFDGGHQNPADIKRRYPGGLIGNGGSWGSLPLPQQPLGTNGEQWYTDTFSTWS; this comes from the exons aaatgGCGGAAGGCAATGGCGAACTGGTAGAAGACATCAATCAAAAATCAGAAGATCGCGGCGATGGTGAAAGAACAGAAGATTATCCAAAACTGTTGGAATATGGCTTAGATAAAAAA GTTGCCGGTAAACTAGATGATATATACAAAACAGGAAAACTCGCCCACGTAGAATTAGATGAACGCGCACTGGATGCGCTCAAAGAGTTTCCGGTTGATGGTGCCTTGAATGTATTAGGTCAGTTCCTGGaatcaaatttggaacatgtatCGAATAAATCTGCGTATTTATGTGGGGTTATGAAAACCTATCGACAAAAGAGTCGAGCCAGTCAACAAGGTGTTCCAACACCCGCAACCACAGTGCAAGTTAAAGGACCAGATGaggagaaaatcaaaaaaatactaGAACGTACCGGTTACACTTTAGATGTGACCACGG GCCAGCGCAAATATGGTGGACCACCTCCTAATTGGGATGGTCCGGTACCGGGTAATGGTTGCGAGGTATTTTGTGGGAAAATACCCAAAGATATGTTTGAGGATGAATTAATACCCCTGTTTGAAAATTGTGGCACCATTTGGGACTTGCGATTAATGATGGATCCCATGACTGGTACAAATCGTGGCTATGCATTTGTTACTTTTACCACAAGAGAAGCCGCCTCTAATGCCGTCAAACag CTGAATGATTATGAAATTCGGAAAGGCAAAAAGATTGGTGTAACGATATCATTTAATAATCACCGGCTTTTTGTCGGCAATATACCTAAGAATAGAGATCATGATGAATTAATTGAGGAATTTGCTAAACATGCAC ctGGCCTTATTGAAGTGATAATCTATAGTTCACCAGatgataaaaagaaaaatcgtGGTTTCTGTTTTCTCGAATACGAATCACACAAAGCCGCTTCATTGGCTAAAAGAAGACTTGGCACTGGTAGAACAAAG GTTTGGGGATGTGATATTATCGTCGACTGGGCCGATCCACAAGAGGAGCCAGATGAACAAACCATGTCTAAAGTAAAAGTTCTGTATGTTAGAAATTTAACACAGGATGTTACAGAGGAAAAATTAAAG gaacaatttgaGCAATATGGCAAAGTTGAACgtgttaagaaaataaaagactATGCATTTGTGCATTTTGAGGATCGTGATAGTGCTGTTGTTGCAATGAGGGCCTTAAATGGCAAGGAAGTTGGTGCTTCTAATATTGAA GTTTCCTTAGCAAAGCCACCTTCAGATAAAAAGAAAAAGGAAGAAATTTTACGTGCTCGTGAACGCAGGATGATGCAAATGATGCAAGGACGTCCAGGTGGTCTAGTAGG AAATCTATCACCAACACATCCAGGCATGATACCATTAGGTACACCCATGCGTATACCAGGTGCTCCCAGAATTCCTCTACGTACACCAATGCCACGTGACTATG TAGTCGGTAAACGTAAATTTGATGGAGGTCACCAAAATCCAGCAGATATTAAGCGACGTTACCCAGGCGGTTTAATAGGAAATGGCGGCAGTTGGGGCAGTTTACCACTACCACAACAACCATTAGGCACTAATGGTGAACAATGGTATACGGATACGTTTTCAACTTGgagttaa
- the Syp gene encoding heterogeneous nuclear ribonucleoprotein R isoform X13: MNKYCEMAEGNGELVEDINQKSEDRGDGERTEDYPKLLEYGLDKKVAGKLDDIYKTGKLAHVELDERALDALKEFPVDGALNVLGQFLESNLEHVSNKSAYLCGVMKTYRQKSRASQQGVPTPATTVQVKGPDEEKIKKILERTGYTLDVTTGQRKYGGPPPNWDGPVPGNGCEVFCGKIPKDMFEDELIPLFENCGTIWDLRLMMDPMTGTNRGYAFVTFTTREAASNAVKQLDNHEIKPGKCLKINISVPNLRLFVGNIPKSKGKEEILEEFGKLTAGLIEVIIYSSPDDKKKNRGFCFLEYESHKAASLAKRRLGTGRTKEHFQVWGCDIIVDWADPQEEPDEQTMSKVKVLYVRNLTQDVTEEKLKEQFEQYGKVERVKKIKDYAFVHFEDRDSAVVAMRALNGKEVGASNIEVSLAKPPSDKKKKEEILRARERRMMQMMQGRPGGLVGFEPLSPYRNLSPTHPGMIPLGTPMRIPGAPRIPLRTPMPRDYVVVGKRKFDGGHQNPADIKRRYPGGLIGNGGSWGSLPLPQQPLGTNGEQWYTDTFSTWS; this comes from the exons aaatgGCGGAAGGCAATGGCGAACTGGTAGAAGACATCAATCAAAAATCAGAAGATCGCGGCGATGGTGAAAGAACAGAAGATTATCCAAAACTGTTGGAATATGGCTTAGATAAAAAA GTTGCCGGTAAACTAGATGATATATACAAAACAGGAAAACTCGCCCACGTAGAATTAGATGAACGCGCACTGGATGCGCTCAAAGAGTTTCCGGTTGATGGTGCCTTGAATGTATTAGGTCAGTTCCTGGaatcaaatttggaacatgtatCGAATAAATCTGCGTATTTATGTGGGGTTATGAAAACCTATCGACAAAAGAGTCGAGCCAGTCAACAAGGTGTTCCAACACCCGCAACCACAGTGCAAGTTAAAGGACCAGATGaggagaaaatcaaaaaaatactaGAACGTACCGGTTACACTTTAGATGTGACCACGG GCCAGCGCAAATATGGTGGACCACCTCCTAATTGGGATGGTCCGGTACCGGGTAATGGTTGCGAGGTATTTTGTGGGAAAATACCCAAAGATATGTTTGAGGATGAATTAATACCCCTGTTTGAAAATTGTGGCACCATTTGGGACTTGCGATTAATGATGGATCCCATGACTGGTACAAATCGTGGCTATGCATTTGTTACTTTTACCACAAGAGAAGCCGCCTCTAATGCCGTCAAACag CTCGATAATCATGAAATAAAACCTGGCAAGTgtctgaaaataaatataagtgTACCGAACCTGCGCCTATTTGTGGGCAATATACCCAAATCGAAAGGCAAAGAGGAGATTTTAGAGGAATTTGGTAAATTAACAG ctGGCCTTATTGAAGTGATAATCTATAGTTCACCAGatgataaaaagaaaaatcgtGGTTTCTGTTTTCTCGAATACGAATCACACAAAGCCGCTTCATTGGCTAAAAGAAGACTTGGCACTGGTAGAACAAAG gaGCACTTTCAGGTTTGGGGATGTGATATTATCGTCGACTGGGCCGATCCACAAGAGGAGCCAGATGAACAAACCATGTCTAAAGTAAAAGTTCTGTATGTTAGAAATTTAACACAGGATGTTACAGAGGAAAAATTAAAG gaacaatttgaGCAATATGGCAAAGTTGAACgtgttaagaaaataaaagactATGCATTTGTGCATTTTGAGGATCGTGATAGTGCTGTTGTTGCAATGAGGGCCTTAAATGGCAAGGAAGTTGGTGCTTCTAATATTGAA GTTTCCTTAGCAAAGCCACCTTCAGATAAAAAGAAAAAGGAAGAAATTTTACGTGCTCGTGAACGCAGGATGATGCAAATGATGCAAGGACGTCCAGGTGGTCTAGTAGG ctttGAACCATTGTCTCCATACAGAAATCTATCACCAACACATCCAGGCATGATACCATTAGGTACACCCATGCGTATACCAGGTGCTCCCAGAATTCCTCTACGTACACCAATGCCACGTGACTATG TAGTAGTCGGTAAACGTAAATTTGATGGAGGTCACCAAAATCCAGCAGATATTAAGCGACGTTACCCAGGCGGTTTAATAGGAAATGGCGGCAGTTGGGGCAGTTTACCACTACCACAACAACCATTAGGCACTAATGGTGAACAATGGTATACGGATACGTTTTCAACTTGgagttaa
- the Syp gene encoding heterogeneous nuclear ribonucleoprotein R isoform X15, whose translation MNKYCEMAEGNGELVEDINQKSEDRGDGERTEDYPKLLEYGLDKKVAGKLDDIYKTGKLAHVELDERALDALKEFPVDGALNVLGQFLESNLEHVSNKSAYLCGVMKTYRQKSRASQQGVPTPATTVQVKGPDEEKIKKILERTGYTLDVTTGQRKYGGPPPNWDGPVPGNGCEVFCGKIPKDMFEDELIPLFENCGTIWDLRLMMDPMTGTNRGYAFVTFTTREAASNAVKQLDNHEIKPGKCLKINISVPNLRLFVGNIPKSKGKEEILEEFGKLTAGLIEVIIYSSPDDKKKNRGFCFLEYESHKAASLAKRRLGTGRTKEHFQVWGCDIIVDWADPQEEPDEQTMSKVKVLYVRNLTQDVTEEKLKEQFEQYGKVERVKKIKDYAFVHFEDRDSAVVAMRALNGKEVGASNIEVSLAKPPSDKKKKEEILRARERRMMQMMQGRPGGLVGNLSPTHPGMIPLGTPMRIPGAPRIPLRTPMPRDYVVVGKRKFDGGHQNPADIKRRYPGGLIGNGGSWGSLPLPQQPLGTNGEQWYTDTFSTWS comes from the exons aaatgGCGGAAGGCAATGGCGAACTGGTAGAAGACATCAATCAAAAATCAGAAGATCGCGGCGATGGTGAAAGAACAGAAGATTATCCAAAACTGTTGGAATATGGCTTAGATAAAAAA GTTGCCGGTAAACTAGATGATATATACAAAACAGGAAAACTCGCCCACGTAGAATTAGATGAACGCGCACTGGATGCGCTCAAAGAGTTTCCGGTTGATGGTGCCTTGAATGTATTAGGTCAGTTCCTGGaatcaaatttggaacatgtatCGAATAAATCTGCGTATTTATGTGGGGTTATGAAAACCTATCGACAAAAGAGTCGAGCCAGTCAACAAGGTGTTCCAACACCCGCAACCACAGTGCAAGTTAAAGGACCAGATGaggagaaaatcaaaaaaatactaGAACGTACCGGTTACACTTTAGATGTGACCACGG GCCAGCGCAAATATGGTGGACCACCTCCTAATTGGGATGGTCCGGTACCGGGTAATGGTTGCGAGGTATTTTGTGGGAAAATACCCAAAGATATGTTTGAGGATGAATTAATACCCCTGTTTGAAAATTGTGGCACCATTTGGGACTTGCGATTAATGATGGATCCCATGACTGGTACAAATCGTGGCTATGCATTTGTTACTTTTACCACAAGAGAAGCCGCCTCTAATGCCGTCAAACag CTCGATAATCATGAAATAAAACCTGGCAAGTgtctgaaaataaatataagtgTACCGAACCTGCGCCTATTTGTGGGCAATATACCCAAATCGAAAGGCAAAGAGGAGATTTTAGAGGAATTTGGTAAATTAACAG ctGGCCTTATTGAAGTGATAATCTATAGTTCACCAGatgataaaaagaaaaatcgtGGTTTCTGTTTTCTCGAATACGAATCACACAAAGCCGCTTCATTGGCTAAAAGAAGACTTGGCACTGGTAGAACAAAG gaGCACTTTCAGGTTTGGGGATGTGATATTATCGTCGACTGGGCCGATCCACAAGAGGAGCCAGATGAACAAACCATGTCTAAAGTAAAAGTTCTGTATGTTAGAAATTTAACACAGGATGTTACAGAGGAAAAATTAAAG gaacaatttgaGCAATATGGCAAAGTTGAACgtgttaagaaaataaaagactATGCATTTGTGCATTTTGAGGATCGTGATAGTGCTGTTGTTGCAATGAGGGCCTTAAATGGCAAGGAAGTTGGTGCTTCTAATATTGAA GTTTCCTTAGCAAAGCCACCTTCAGATAAAAAGAAAAAGGAAGAAATTTTACGTGCTCGTGAACGCAGGATGATGCAAATGATGCAAGGACGTCCAGGTGGTCTAGTAGG AAATCTATCACCAACACATCCAGGCATGATACCATTAGGTACACCCATGCGTATACCAGGTGCTCCCAGAATTCCTCTACGTACACCAATGCCACGTGACTATG TAGTAGTCGGTAAACGTAAATTTGATGGAGGTCACCAAAATCCAGCAGATATTAAGCGACGTTACCCAGGCGGTTTAATAGGAAATGGCGGCAGTTGGGGCAGTTTACCACTACCACAACAACCATTAGGCACTAATGGTGAACAATGGTATACGGATACGTTTTCAACTTGgagttaa
- the Syp gene encoding heterogeneous nuclear ribonucleoprotein R isoform X17 — MNKYCEMAEGNGELVEDINQKSEDRGDGERTEDYPKLLEYGLDKKVAGKLDDIYKTGKLAHVELDERALDALKEFPVDGALNVLGQFLESNLEHVSNKSAYLCGVMKTYRQKSRASQQGVPTPATTVQVKGPDEEKIKKILERTGYTLDVTTGQRKYGGPPPNWDGPVPGNGCEVFCGKIPKDMFEDELIPLFENCGTIWDLRLMMDPMTGTNRGYAFVTFTTREAASNAVKQLDNHEIKPGKCLKINISVPNLRLFVGNIPKSKGKEEILEEFGKLTAGLIEVIIYSSPDDKKKNRGFCFLEYESHKAASLAKRRLGTGRTKVWGCDIIVDWADPQEEPDEQTMSKVKVLYVRNLTQDVTEEKLKEQFEQYGKVERVKKIKDYAFVHFEDRDSAVVAMRALNGKEVGASNIEVSLAKPPSDKKKKEEILRARERRMMQMMQGRPGGLVGNLSPTHPGMIPLGTPMRIPGAPRIPLRTPMPRDYVVGKRKFDGGHQNPADIKRRYPGGLIGNGGSWGSLPLPQQPLGTNGEQWYTDTFSTWS; from the exons aaatgGCGGAAGGCAATGGCGAACTGGTAGAAGACATCAATCAAAAATCAGAAGATCGCGGCGATGGTGAAAGAACAGAAGATTATCCAAAACTGTTGGAATATGGCTTAGATAAAAAA GTTGCCGGTAAACTAGATGATATATACAAAACAGGAAAACTCGCCCACGTAGAATTAGATGAACGCGCACTGGATGCGCTCAAAGAGTTTCCGGTTGATGGTGCCTTGAATGTATTAGGTCAGTTCCTGGaatcaaatttggaacatgtatCGAATAAATCTGCGTATTTATGTGGGGTTATGAAAACCTATCGACAAAAGAGTCGAGCCAGTCAACAAGGTGTTCCAACACCCGCAACCACAGTGCAAGTTAAAGGACCAGATGaggagaaaatcaaaaaaatactaGAACGTACCGGTTACACTTTAGATGTGACCACGG GCCAGCGCAAATATGGTGGACCACCTCCTAATTGGGATGGTCCGGTACCGGGTAATGGTTGCGAGGTATTTTGTGGGAAAATACCCAAAGATATGTTTGAGGATGAATTAATACCCCTGTTTGAAAATTGTGGCACCATTTGGGACTTGCGATTAATGATGGATCCCATGACTGGTACAAATCGTGGCTATGCATTTGTTACTTTTACCACAAGAGAAGCCGCCTCTAATGCCGTCAAACag CTCGATAATCATGAAATAAAACCTGGCAAGTgtctgaaaataaatataagtgTACCGAACCTGCGCCTATTTGTGGGCAATATACCCAAATCGAAAGGCAAAGAGGAGATTTTAGAGGAATTTGGTAAATTAACAG ctGGCCTTATTGAAGTGATAATCTATAGTTCACCAGatgataaaaagaaaaatcgtGGTTTCTGTTTTCTCGAATACGAATCACACAAAGCCGCTTCATTGGCTAAAAGAAGACTTGGCACTGGTAGAACAAAG GTTTGGGGATGTGATATTATCGTCGACTGGGCCGATCCACAAGAGGAGCCAGATGAACAAACCATGTCTAAAGTAAAAGTTCTGTATGTTAGAAATTTAACACAGGATGTTACAGAGGAAAAATTAAAG gaacaatttgaGCAATATGGCAAAGTTGAACgtgttaagaaaataaaagactATGCATTTGTGCATTTTGAGGATCGTGATAGTGCTGTTGTTGCAATGAGGGCCTTAAATGGCAAGGAAGTTGGTGCTTCTAATATTGAA GTTTCCTTAGCAAAGCCACCTTCAGATAAAAAGAAAAAGGAAGAAATTTTACGTGCTCGTGAACGCAGGATGATGCAAATGATGCAAGGACGTCCAGGTGGTCTAGTAGG AAATCTATCACCAACACATCCAGGCATGATACCATTAGGTACACCCATGCGTATACCAGGTGCTCCCAGAATTCCTCTACGTACACCAATGCCACGTGACTATG TAGTCGGTAAACGTAAATTTGATGGAGGTCACCAAAATCCAGCAGATATTAAGCGACGTTACCCAGGCGGTTTAATAGGAAATGGCGGCAGTTGGGGCAGTTTACCACTACCACAACAACCATTAGGCACTAATGGTGAACAATGGTATACGGATACGTTTTCAACTTGgagttaa
- the Syp gene encoding heterogeneous nuclear ribonucleoprotein R isoform X16, with translation MNKYCEMAEGNGELVEDINQKSEDRGDGERTEDYPKLLEYGLDKKVAGKLDDIYKTGKLAHVELDERALDALKEFPVDGALNVLGQFLESNLEHVSNKSAYLCGVMKTYRQKSRASQQGVPTPATTVQVKGPDEEKIKKILERTGYTLDVTTGQRKYGGPPPNWDGPVPGNGCEVFCGKIPKDMFEDELIPLFENCGTIWDLRLMMDPMTGTNRGYAFVTFTTREAASNAVKQLDNHEIKPGKCLKINISVPNLRLFVGNIPKSKGKEEILEEFGKLTAGLIEVIIYSSPDDKKKNRGFCFLEYESHKAASLAKRRLGTGRTKEHFQVWGCDIIVDWADPQEEPDEQTMSKVKVLYVRNLTQDVTEEKLKEQFEQYGKVERVKKIKDYAFVHFEDRDSAVVAMRALNGKEVGASNIEVSLAKPPSDKKKKEEILRARERRMMQMMQGRPGGLVGNLSPTHPGMIPLGTPMRIPGAPRIPLRTPMPRDYVVGKRKFDGGHQNPADIKRRYPGGLIGNGGSWGSLPLPQQPLGTNGEQWYTDTFSTWS, from the exons aaatgGCGGAAGGCAATGGCGAACTGGTAGAAGACATCAATCAAAAATCAGAAGATCGCGGCGATGGTGAAAGAACAGAAGATTATCCAAAACTGTTGGAATATGGCTTAGATAAAAAA GTTGCCGGTAAACTAGATGATATATACAAAACAGGAAAACTCGCCCACGTAGAATTAGATGAACGCGCACTGGATGCGCTCAAAGAGTTTCCGGTTGATGGTGCCTTGAATGTATTAGGTCAGTTCCTGGaatcaaatttggaacatgtatCGAATAAATCTGCGTATTTATGTGGGGTTATGAAAACCTATCGACAAAAGAGTCGAGCCAGTCAACAAGGTGTTCCAACACCCGCAACCACAGTGCAAGTTAAAGGACCAGATGaggagaaaatcaaaaaaatactaGAACGTACCGGTTACACTTTAGATGTGACCACGG GCCAGCGCAAATATGGTGGACCACCTCCTAATTGGGATGGTCCGGTACCGGGTAATGGTTGCGAGGTATTTTGTGGGAAAATACCCAAAGATATGTTTGAGGATGAATTAATACCCCTGTTTGAAAATTGTGGCACCATTTGGGACTTGCGATTAATGATGGATCCCATGACTGGTACAAATCGTGGCTATGCATTTGTTACTTTTACCACAAGAGAAGCCGCCTCTAATGCCGTCAAACag CTCGATAATCATGAAATAAAACCTGGCAAGTgtctgaaaataaatataagtgTACCGAACCTGCGCCTATTTGTGGGCAATATACCCAAATCGAAAGGCAAAGAGGAGATTTTAGAGGAATTTGGTAAATTAACAG ctGGCCTTATTGAAGTGATAATCTATAGTTCACCAGatgataaaaagaaaaatcgtGGTTTCTGTTTTCTCGAATACGAATCACACAAAGCCGCTTCATTGGCTAAAAGAAGACTTGGCACTGGTAGAACAAAG gaGCACTTTCAGGTTTGGGGATGTGATATTATCGTCGACTGGGCCGATCCACAAGAGGAGCCAGATGAACAAACCATGTCTAAAGTAAAAGTTCTGTATGTTAGAAATTTAACACAGGATGTTACAGAGGAAAAATTAAAG gaacaatttgaGCAATATGGCAAAGTTGAACgtgttaagaaaataaaagactATGCATTTGTGCATTTTGAGGATCGTGATAGTGCTGTTGTTGCAATGAGGGCCTTAAATGGCAAGGAAGTTGGTGCTTCTAATATTGAA GTTTCCTTAGCAAAGCCACCTTCAGATAAAAAGAAAAAGGAAGAAATTTTACGTGCTCGTGAACGCAGGATGATGCAAATGATGCAAGGACGTCCAGGTGGTCTAGTAGG AAATCTATCACCAACACATCCAGGCATGATACCATTAGGTACACCCATGCGTATACCAGGTGCTCCCAGAATTCCTCTACGTACACCAATGCCACGTGACTATG TAGTCGGTAAACGTAAATTTGATGGAGGTCACCAAAATCCAGCAGATATTAAGCGACGTTACCCAGGCGGTTTAATAGGAAATGGCGGCAGTTGGGGCAGTTTACCACTACCACAACAACCATTAGGCACTAATGGTGAACAATGGTATACGGATACGTTTTCAACTTGgagttaa
- the Syp gene encoding heterogeneous nuclear ribonucleoprotein R isoform X14: protein MNKYCEMAEGNGELVEDINQKSEDRGDGERTEDYPKLLEYGLDKKVAGKLDDIYKTGKLAHVELDERALDALKEFPVDGALNVLGQFLESNLEHVSNKSAYLCGVMKTYRQKSRASQQGVPTPATTVQVKGPDEEKIKKILERTGYTLDVTTGQRKYGGPPPNWDGPVPGNGCEVFCGKIPKDMFEDELIPLFENCGTIWDLRLMMDPMTGTNRGYAFVTFTTREAASNAVKQLDNHEIKPGKCLKINISVPNLRLFVGNIPKSKGKEEILEEFGKLTAGLIEVIIYSSPDDKKKNRGFCFLEYESHKAASLAKRRLGTGRTKEHFQVWGCDIIVDWADPQEEPDEQTMSKVKVLYVRNLTQDVTEEKLKEQFEQYGKVERVKKIKDYAFVHFEDRDSAVVAMRALNGKEVGASNIEVSLAKPPSDKKKKEEILRARERRMMQMMQGRPGGLVGFEPLSPYRNLSPTHPGMIPLGTPMRIPGAPRIPLRTPMPRDYVVGKRKFDGGHQNPADIKRRYPGGLIGNGGSWGSLPLPQQPLGTNGEQWYTDTFSTWS from the exons aaatgGCGGAAGGCAATGGCGAACTGGTAGAAGACATCAATCAAAAATCAGAAGATCGCGGCGATGGTGAAAGAACAGAAGATTATCCAAAACTGTTGGAATATGGCTTAGATAAAAAA GTTGCCGGTAAACTAGATGATATATACAAAACAGGAAAACTCGCCCACGTAGAATTAGATGAACGCGCACTGGATGCGCTCAAAGAGTTTCCGGTTGATGGTGCCTTGAATGTATTAGGTCAGTTCCTGGaatcaaatttggaacatgtatCGAATAAATCTGCGTATTTATGTGGGGTTATGAAAACCTATCGACAAAAGAGTCGAGCCAGTCAACAAGGTGTTCCAACACCCGCAACCACAGTGCAAGTTAAAGGACCAGATGaggagaaaatcaaaaaaatactaGAACGTACCGGTTACACTTTAGATGTGACCACGG GCCAGCGCAAATATGGTGGACCACCTCCTAATTGGGATGGTCCGGTACCGGGTAATGGTTGCGAGGTATTTTGTGGGAAAATACCCAAAGATATGTTTGAGGATGAATTAATACCCCTGTTTGAAAATTGTGGCACCATTTGGGACTTGCGATTAATGATGGATCCCATGACTGGTACAAATCGTGGCTATGCATTTGTTACTTTTACCACAAGAGAAGCCGCCTCTAATGCCGTCAAACag CTCGATAATCATGAAATAAAACCTGGCAAGTgtctgaaaataaatataagtgTACCGAACCTGCGCCTATTTGTGGGCAATATACCCAAATCGAAAGGCAAAGAGGAGATTTTAGAGGAATTTGGTAAATTAACAG ctGGCCTTATTGAAGTGATAATCTATAGTTCACCAGatgataaaaagaaaaatcgtGGTTTCTGTTTTCTCGAATACGAATCACACAAAGCCGCTTCATTGGCTAAAAGAAGACTTGGCACTGGTAGAACAAAG gaGCACTTTCAGGTTTGGGGATGTGATATTATCGTCGACTGGGCCGATCCACAAGAGGAGCCAGATGAACAAACCATGTCTAAAGTAAAAGTTCTGTATGTTAGAAATTTAACACAGGATGTTACAGAGGAAAAATTAAAG gaacaatttgaGCAATATGGCAAAGTTGAACgtgttaagaaaataaaagactATGCATTTGTGCATTTTGAGGATCGTGATAGTGCTGTTGTTGCAATGAGGGCCTTAAATGGCAAGGAAGTTGGTGCTTCTAATATTGAA GTTTCCTTAGCAAAGCCACCTTCAGATAAAAAGAAAAAGGAAGAAATTTTACGTGCTCGTGAACGCAGGATGATGCAAATGATGCAAGGACGTCCAGGTGGTCTAGTAGG ctttGAACCATTGTCTCCATACAGAAATCTATCACCAACACATCCAGGCATGATACCATTAGGTACACCCATGCGTATACCAGGTGCTCCCAGAATTCCTCTACGTACACCAATGCCACGTGACTATG TAGTCGGTAAACGTAAATTTGATGGAGGTCACCAAAATCCAGCAGATATTAAGCGACGTTACCCAGGCGGTTTAATAGGAAATGGCGGCAGTTGGGGCAGTTTACCACTACCACAACAACCATTAGGCACTAATGGTGAACAATGGTATACGGATACGTTTTCAACTTGgagttaa